The nucleotide sequence TGACAATCCGAAATTGGTCCCAACAATCTCAAAAATAGTGGAATCTATCGGTGTTCTTGAAGGGCTTTTTAACGCCTTGCTGGATATTTCTAAATATGATTCAGGTACCATTAAACCTAAAAATAAAACTATTGCCATCAATAAGCTTTTTACACAATTGAACAATGAATTTTCCGTTCAAGCAACTGCTAAAAACCTCCGTTTTGAATTGGTAAACAGTAATTATTACGTGTATTCAGACGAGATTCTCTTAGGAATTGTATTAAGAAATCTACTAGCTAATGCGTTAAAATATACCAAAACAGGGAAAATTGGACTTTCTGCAGAGTTACATCACGGAAAACTAAGAATAGTAATCAAAGACACTGGCATTGGTATTGCGAAAGAGTACCAGTCACATATATTTACAGAATTTTTCCAGTTACAAAATCCACAAAGAGATAGAAGCAAAGGTTTAGGATTGGGTTTAGCAATCGTTGATCGGTTGGTTAAACAGTTGGGTTTGGACTTAGTATTAATATCGGAAGTAAATAAGGGTAGTTGTTTTATCATAGATGGATTACCGATAACCAGTAAGAAAGCATACT is from Gammaproteobacteria bacterium and encodes:
- a CDS encoding hybrid sensor histidine kinase/response regulator — protein: MAESKSKFLAAASHDIRQPIHAVALYTAVLESECDNPKLVPTISKIVESIGVLEGLFNALLDISKYDSGTIKPKNKTIAINKLFTQLNNEFSVQATAKNLRFELVNSNYYVYSDEILLGIVLRNLLANALKYTKTGKIGLSAELHHGKLRIVIKDTGIGIAKEYQSHIFTEFFQLQNPQRDRSKGLGLGLAIVDRLVKQLGLDLVLISEVNKGSCFIIDGLPITSKKAYSEFFNRKNDRLKGLVVVAIDDEKDILFGMEALLLKWGCSVVSGDSLESCQQILLSRNLIPDAVIADYRLGLCDGIDSIMQLRRQYNVNLPAMLVTGDTSNVVESRAKENNIAYIAKPVDIVKLNSYLINTTNASN